Proteins from a genomic interval of candidate division KSB1 bacterium:
- a CDS encoding UPF0175 family protein, which translates to MESFAFEIPDSISVKLQPYKDKLQELLLLGLQQLKIQEALLLYSRGLVSFGRAAEIAGLPEKEMIWQARATGTQPRWSKAMAEEELA; encoded by the coding sequence ATGGAAAGTTTCGCCTTTGAAATTCCTGATTCGATTTCTGTCAAGCTGCAACCTTATAAAGATAAATTGCAAGAGTTGCTTCTGCTGGGACTCCAGCAACTGAAAATACAAGAAGCGCTTCTGCTCTATTCGCGCGGCTTGGTTTCTTTCGGCAGGGCCGCGGAAATAGCGGGCCTGCCTGAAAAAGAAATGATTTGGCAGGCGCGCGCCACAGGAACTCAACCGCGGTGGTCTAAAGCGATGGCAGAGGAAGAACTGGCGTGA
- a CDS encoding type II toxin-antitoxin system HicB family antitoxin, with protein sequence MQPEGGYTVTCPILPELITEGDTNKEAIANASDALAAIIEAYEDLGRPLPVALQHGAADAPILEGETFEQA encoded by the coding sequence CTGCAACCTGAGGGCGGCTATACCGTAACGTGCCCGATTTTGCCGGAGCTGATTACGGAGGGCGACACCAATAAAGAAGCCATCGCTAACGCCTCGGATGCGCTGGCGGCAATTATTGAGGCGTACGAAGATCTTGGGCGACCTTTGCCAGTGGCTTTGCAGCACGGGGCTGCGGATGCACCAATATTGGAAGGGGAAACATTTGAGCAAGCATAA
- a CDS encoding 2,3,4,5-tetrahydropyridine-2,6-dicarboxylate N-succinyltransferase, which yields MQLQPQIESLFAQPPQEKYGEEYFAAFNALKAELNAGRVRAAEKSGNAWRVNLWVKKGILLGFRIGALQDMSINENFRFYDKSTYPLKAIAINDGVRLVPGGSSIRDGCYLGRGVTCMPPMYVNAGAYIDDGTMIDSHALVGSCAQIGKRVHLSAGAQIGGVLEPVGSLPVIIEDDVLIGGNCGIYEGTIVRQGAVIGAGVILTGSTPVYDLAKDQIYRKTAEQPLEIPANAVVVPGTRPFTQGRGHELGLAIYAPIIVKYRDEKTDLATQLEEALR from the coding sequence ATGCAACTTCAACCTCAAATTGAATCTCTCTTCGCCCAGCCGCCGCAGGAAAAATACGGCGAGGAATATTTTGCCGCCTTCAATGCTTTGAAGGCCGAGCTGAACGCCGGCCGGGTCCGCGCCGCGGAGAAAAGCGGCAACGCGTGGCGCGTCAATTTGTGGGTGAAAAAAGGCATCCTGCTCGGCTTTCGCATCGGCGCGCTGCAAGACATGTCCATCAACGAAAACTTTCGTTTTTATGACAAGAGCACGTACCCGTTGAAAGCCATCGCCATCAACGACGGTGTGCGTCTGGTTCCCGGCGGCTCGTCAATTCGCGACGGCTGTTATCTTGGGCGCGGCGTCACGTGCATGCCGCCGATGTACGTCAACGCCGGCGCATACATTGACGACGGCACGATGATCGACTCGCACGCGCTGGTCGGTTCCTGCGCGCAGATCGGCAAGCGTGTGCATCTCAGCGCCGGCGCGCAAATCGGCGGCGTGCTGGAGCCGGTCGGTTCGCTGCCGGTGATTATTGAAGACGACGTGCTGATTGGCGGCAACTGCGGCATTTACGAAGGAACGATCGTGCGGCAAGGCGCGGTCATCGGCGCCGGCGTCATTCTCACCGGCTCCACGCCGGTTTACGATCTCGCGAAAGATCAAATCTACCGAAAAACGGCGGAGCAGCCGTTGGAAATTCCTGCCAATGCGGTGGTGGTTCCCGGCACGCGACCATTCACCCAAGGCCGCGGCCATGAGCTCGGTCTGGCGATTTATGCGCCGATCATCGTCAAATACCGCGACGAAAAAACCGATCTCGCCACCCAGCTCGAGGAGGCGCTGCGATGA
- a CDS encoding ABC transporter substrate-binding protein, with the protein MKSSKFFQAAITVIAVITVSCTKQSETIKLGLLGPLTGDAAQWGVPARNGALLAVEEINKAGGVNGKKIDLFVEDDKCEPRDGTTAIRKLIDNDKVIGVIGAVCSSVTLAVAPIAEQSKTLLISPASTNPKITDAGDYIFRVIPTDALRGKVFAEYLKKDVGVSKIAILYINNEGGLGNKEVFENIFKSLGGEVLIVESYAQGTNDVRSQLAKIKKSSAEALMIVSYPEDTIIVLKQIVEVGIKIPLYFQTEAVEDPNVLRIASTAAENVTYILPAAASGTAAIEFRQKYKDKFQVDPPLFAAEAYDAAYLIAKACEAVKKDKIDGTSLKSFLYTVKDFDGASGRISFDTNGDVIKPMAIKKIQGGTGVVIATI; encoded by the coding sequence ATGAAATCATCGAAGTTTTTCCAAGCCGCCATAACCGTGATTGCTGTAATAACGGTTTCTTGCACAAAACAAAGCGAAACAATTAAGCTAGGTTTGCTTGGGCCTTTAACTGGCGATGCAGCACAATGGGGTGTTCCTGCTAGAAATGGAGCGCTGTTGGCAGTAGAAGAGATAAATAAAGCAGGAGGTGTGAATGGGAAAAAGATCGATTTGTTTGTCGAAGATGATAAATGCGAACCGCGGGATGGAACTACCGCCATTCGAAAATTAATCGATAATGACAAAGTCATAGGTGTGATAGGCGCCGTCTGTAGTTCTGTGACTCTTGCTGTTGCCCCTATAGCAGAACAATCCAAAACTCTCTTGATAAGCCCTGCTTCTACAAATCCAAAGATTACAGATGCCGGTGATTACATTTTCCGTGTCATCCCTACAGATGCACTAAGAGGAAAAGTTTTTGCAGAATACTTAAAAAAAGATGTTGGAGTTTCAAAGATTGCAATTCTTTACATTAACAATGAGGGTGGTCTTGGAAATAAAGAAGTCTTTGAAAATATTTTCAAATCGCTTGGAGGAGAAGTTCTTATTGTTGAAAGTTATGCTCAGGGAACGAATGATGTAAGATCGCAGTTGGCAAAAATCAAAAAGTCGTCTGCTGAAGCTTTGATGATCGTTTCATATCCTGAAGACACAATAATTGTTCTGAAACAAATCGTTGAAGTAGGTATTAAAATCCCCTTATACTTTCAGACAGAGGCTGTTGAAGATCCAAATGTTTTGAGAATTGCTAGTACTGCTGCTGAAAATGTTACTTATATCTTACCTGCTGCGGCATCTGGCACAGCAGCAATCGAATTCCGCCAAAAGTATAAAGATAAATTTCAAGTTGATCCACCATTATTTGCAGCCGAGGCTTATGATGCTGCTTATTTAATCGCTAAAGCGTGTGAAGCTGTCAAAAAAGATAAAATTGACGGTACAAGCCTAAAAAGCTTCTTATATACCGTTAAGGACTTTGATGGCGCGTCTGGCAGAATTTCTTTTGATACAAATGGAGACGTGATTAAACCAATGGCTATCAAAAAAATTCAAGGTGGTACTGGTGTGGTCATTGCAACAATATAG
- the dapB gene encoding 4-hydroxy-tetrahydrodipicolinate reductase codes for MKIALIGYGKMGRLLEEVARRQNVEVVARYSRAHPIRADEETRQTLHEVTTLIDFSTAEAVLENIRAAAALSRHLVIGTTGWHNQIQEARKIVESGNLGVVYGSNFSVGVNLFYQIVERAAQLFSAFDGYDPFLEESHHKFKKDAPSGTALVLQKILANEYGERQISVTSTRAGYIPGTHVVSFDSAVDTIRLEHTARSREGFAEGALLAAKWIAGRKGFYEFREVWEERLRMKEGI; via the coding sequence ATGAAAATCGCCCTCATCGGCTACGGCAAAATGGGCCGCCTGCTCGAAGAGGTGGCGCGCCGGCAGAATGTGGAAGTCGTGGCGCGCTACTCGCGAGCGCATCCGATTCGCGCCGATGAAGAGACCCGCCAAACTCTTCACGAAGTGACAACGCTAATCGACTTTTCCACGGCGGAGGCGGTGCTCGAAAATATTCGCGCGGCTGCGGCGCTGTCGCGCCATCTTGTTATTGGCACAACCGGTTGGCACAACCAGATCCAGGAAGCCAGAAAGATCGTCGAGAGCGGCAACCTCGGTGTGGTTTACGGCTCCAATTTCTCGGTCGGCGTCAATTTATTTTATCAAATCGTCGAGCGGGCGGCGCAGCTTTTTTCGGCGTTCGACGGCTACGACCCTTTTCTCGAAGAGTCGCACCATAAATTCAAAAAGGACGCGCCTTCCGGCACGGCGCTGGTGCTGCAAAAAATCCTTGCCAATGAATACGGCGAACGCCAAATTTCAGTAACCAGCACGCGCGCCGGCTACATTCCTGGCACGCACGTGGTGAGCTTCGATTCGGCGGTGGACACCATTCGCCTCGAGCACACCGCGCGCAGCCGCGAAGGCTTTGCCGAAGGCGCGCTGCTCGCCGCGAAATGGATTGCCGGACGCAAGGGGTTTTATGAGTTTCGAGAGGTTTGGGAAGAGCGCCTGAGGATGAAAGAGGGTATCTAA
- a CDS encoding AbrB/MazE/SpoVT family DNA-binding domain-containing protein → MPETKVSANGQVQLPRSILARYGLKPNDVLEVRDTGLGIVIIPERIKRKMAKERIFELVKKEWAHNRWTSSAALDRAINQAVRNARTEERERRRVGV, encoded by the coding sequence ATGCCGGAAACTAAAGTAAGCGCCAACGGGCAAGTCCAATTACCCAGGAGCATTCTTGCTCGATATGGCTTGAAACCTAATGACGTTCTCGAAGTACGCGATACCGGATTAGGAATCGTGATTATCCCCGAGCGGATCAAACGAAAAATGGCGAAGGAACGCATTTTTGAGTTGGTGAAAAAAGAGTGGGCACATAATCGGTGGACTAGCTCTGCAGCTTTAGACCGCGCCATTAACCAGGCGGTCCGGAACGCCAGAACTGAGGAACGGGAACGCCGCCGTGTTGGCGTATGA
- a CDS encoding threonine/serine exporter family protein — protein MKRVSENVMKFEQREKKSRTTKDDPAAGDPRIIFMVKLGQALHRYDVPAHRLEQSMNLVAQRFGIQGGFFVTPTGIFASFGLPEEHRTSLIRIESSEVNLEKLGRLDELTSRVIRGEVNAGEGTQEIDRIVAAPARYGPVLSTLCFSLASGAAARFLGGGWREVLVTTLIGLLVGILALLMRRLKEASKVFEPTAAIMAAALVMVAARLLNPLAVYLTTLASLIVLLPGLTLTTAMHELATRNLVSGTARLTGAALLFFQLGFGVALGSQINRLLVPVSFSATPAALPAWTLWIALVIAPLTFTVLFNARRRDVGWIMPACLLTFGGARAGAYLFGPELGVCIGAMFAGVSGNLYARWLDRPAAIPMVPAIMLLVPGSLGLSSLAKFIERDVMSGVMTAFSMILIAVALVTGLLMANVIVPPRKTL, from the coding sequence ATGAAAAGAGTTTCAGAGAATGTCATGAAGTTTGAGCAGCGTGAAAAAAAATCGCGCACAACCAAGGACGATCCCGCCGCCGGCGACCCTCGCATCATCTTCATGGTCAAACTCGGGCAGGCGTTGCATCGTTACGATGTGCCGGCGCACCGTCTCGAACAGAGCATGAATCTGGTGGCGCAACGGTTCGGCATTCAGGGCGGCTTTTTTGTGACGCCGACCGGCATCTTCGCCTCGTTCGGCTTGCCGGAAGAGCATCGCACCAGCCTCATTCGCATTGAATCGAGTGAGGTCAATCTGGAAAAGCTGGGCCGACTCGATGAATTGACGAGCCGGGTCATTCGCGGCGAAGTCAACGCTGGCGAGGGCACGCAAGAGATTGATCGCATCGTTGCTGCACCGGCGCGTTATGGCCCTGTGCTCAGCACACTTTGCTTTTCGCTCGCTTCCGGCGCCGCAGCAAGATTTTTGGGAGGCGGCTGGCGCGAAGTGCTCGTCACCACACTCATCGGTTTGCTCGTGGGCATCTTGGCGTTGCTCATGAGACGTTTGAAGGAAGCCAGCAAAGTTTTTGAGCCAACCGCCGCCATCATGGCTGCCGCGCTGGTGATGGTGGCGGCGCGACTGCTCAATCCGTTGGCGGTTTACCTCACGACGCTGGCGAGCCTGATCGTGCTGCTGCCGGGCTTGACGCTGACCACAGCGATGCACGAACTGGCGACGCGCAATCTGGTTTCCGGCACGGCGCGCTTGACAGGCGCGGCGCTGCTCTTTTTTCAGCTTGGCTTCGGCGTGGCGCTCGGCTCGCAAATCAATCGCCTTCTTGTCCCGGTATCTTTCTCGGCGACTCCTGCCGCGCTTCCCGCCTGGACGCTCTGGATTGCGCTCGTCATTGCGCCGCTCACGTTTACCGTTCTTTTCAACGCCAGGCGACGCGACGTTGGCTGGATCATGCCGGCGTGCTTGCTCACCTTCGGTGGCGCGCGAGCGGGAGCTTATTTGTTCGGGCCGGAGCTTGGCGTTTGCATCGGCGCCATGTTCGCCGGGGTGAGTGGAAATCTTTACGCGCGCTGGTTGGATCGGCCCGCCGCCATTCCGATGGTGCCGGCCATCATGCTGCTGGTGCCCGGCAGCCTCGGTTTGAGCAGCCTCGCCAAATTCATCGAGCGGGATGTGATGTCTGGCGTGATGACGGCATTCAGCATGATTCTCATCGCCGTCGCCTTGGTGACCGGCTTGCTGATGGCGAACGTCATTGTGCCGCCGCGCAAGACGCTGTAG
- a CDS encoding putative toxin-antitoxin system toxin component, PIN family, translating to MDTNVLVAALKNKRGYPARLFEAWMNDEFEIIASPDVLSEDERVLFSPPVQKNSSWNLSEAGELIEALKDATIGVPGALAVQVIVQDPTDDKFFIAAIEGQADYTSLKNNDGRNSKPSAVFGL from the coding sequence ATGGACACCAATGTTTTGGTGGCCGCATTGAAAAACAAAAGAGGGTATCCCGCTCGCTTGTTCGAGGCCTGGATGAACGATGAGTTTGAAATCATTGCTTCACCCGACGTTTTGAGCGAAGATGAACGGGTTTTATTTTCCCCGCCTGTCCAAAAGAACAGTTCGTGGAACCTATCCGAGGCAGGTGAGCTGATCGAGGCATTGAAGGATGCGACGATTGGCGTGCCTGGGGCGCTTGCGGTGCAGGTCATCGTGCAAGATCCCACGGACGATAAATTTTTCATTGCTGCCATTGAAGGCCAGGCAGATTATACGTCACTAAAGAACAACGATGGAAGAAACTCAAAACCTTCCGCGGTATTCGGATTGTGA
- a CDS encoding aspartate kinase, with protein MIVMKFGGTSVQDAPSIERVTEIVRRRLDLQPAVVVSAMGKTTRNLLTAAGFSAAGQSGEALAKLEEIRRYHFALAQAVIPDWERSEAFGKLSGYFDELHKLFAGLAILRELTLRSQDKILSYGELISTAIVANAFQARGLDAVLLDARDFIITDERFTRAQPIETIACQKINEHVLPVIASGRVPIIQGYIGATRDGATTTLGFEGSDYTAALVGAALEVSDIQIWKDVSGLMTADPAIFAGARTVKTVSFAEAAELTFFGAKVLHPSAIQPARQKAIPVHIYNSKKPEATGTVITTSVTSGANLIKSIAYKRPVCILNVLSNRLFSPYDFLKAVFDILDRERLTPYIMATSEASVALALSASEKLEFLVEDLSHFGEVAVINQKATISLVGENLRHTRDVAAAVFQHLNGVEICMIAQGASPINFTFVVDESAVPEVTARLHNVFFQKLDANIFD; from the coding sequence ATGATCGTCATGAAATTCGGCGGCACTTCCGTTCAAGATGCGCCGTCGATTGAACGAGTGACGGAAATTGTCCGCCGCCGTCTCGATTTGCAACCCGCCGTGGTGGTCTCGGCCATGGGCAAAACCACGCGCAATCTGCTCACCGCTGCCGGTTTTTCCGCCGCCGGCCAAAGCGGTGAGGCGCTCGCCAAGCTGGAGGAGATTCGCCGCTATCATTTCGCGCTGGCGCAGGCGGTGATACCGGATTGGGAGCGCAGCGAGGCGTTCGGCAAGCTCTCCGGCTATTTCGACGAGCTGCACAAGCTCTTTGCCGGCCTCGCGATTCTGCGCGAGCTGACTTTGCGCAGCCAGGACAAAATTCTTTCTTACGGCGAATTAATATCGACGGCGATCGTGGCGAACGCTTTTCAGGCGCGCGGCCTCGACGCCGTGCTGCTCGATGCCCGCGACTTTATCATCACCGACGAAAGATTCACCCGCGCGCAGCCGATTGAAACTATTGCCTGCCAAAAAATCAACGAACACGTACTTCCGGTGATTGCCTCCGGCCGCGTGCCGATCATTCAAGGCTACATCGGCGCCACACGCGACGGCGCCACCACAACCTTGGGCTTCGAAGGCTCGGATTACACGGCGGCGCTGGTTGGCGCGGCGCTGGAAGTGAGTGACATCCAGATTTGGAAAGACGTTTCCGGCTTGATGACCGCCGATCCCGCCATTTTCGCCGGCGCGCGCACCGTCAAAACCGTCTCGTTTGCCGAAGCCGCGGAGCTGACGTTTTTCGGCGCGAAGGTTTTGCACCCCAGCGCGATCCAGCCGGCCCGTCAAAAAGCGATTCCGGTGCATATTTACAACTCGAAGAAGCCTGAAGCCACTGGCACCGTGATTACAACTTCTGTGACGTCCGGGGCCAATCTCATCAAATCCATTGCCTACAAGCGACCGGTGTGCATCCTGAACGTTCTGTCCAATCGCTTGTTCTCACCGTACGATTTTCTCAAAGCTGTATTTGACATTCTCGACCGCGAGCGGCTTACGCCGTACATCATGGCCACCTCTGAAGCGAGCGTGGCGCTGGCGCTGAGCGCTTCGGAGAAATTGGAGTTTTTGGTTGAAGATCTCAGTCATTTCGGCGAAGTCGCCGTCATCAACCAAAAGGCCACCATCTCCCTCGTCGGCGAGAATCTTCGCCATACCCGCGACGTTGCCGCCGCCGTTTTTCAGCATCTCAATGGCGTTGAGATTTGCATGATCGCGCAGGGCGCGTCGCCGATTAATTTCACGTTTGTGGTGGATGAAAGCGCCGTGCCGGAGGTGACGGCAAGATTGCACAACGTTTTCTTTCAAAAGTTAGACGCAAATATTTTTGATTGA
- the dapA gene encoding 4-hydroxy-tetrahydrodipicolinate synthase, whose protein sequence is MINIKNLHGCGTALVTPFKADGQLDEAALARLADFQINEGIDFLVPCGTTGESATLTMAEHLRVVEIVVKQAKGRVPVIAGAGGNNTSQVIEMARSVEKLGVDGLLSVTPYYNKPTQAGLWAHYRALAEAVKLPIIVYNVPGRTSTNLLPDTVVKLSAIDNIIGIKEACGDINQITELAVKIPPDFKLLSGDDALTLPIIALGGVGVISVISNQAPKMMAELTRLCLEGQFAAARTLQRQLYNLMKLNFIETNPIPVKAGLAMMGLIEESYRLPLVPMNEENRKKLRSAMSELGLI, encoded by the coding sequence ATGATAAATATAAAAAACCTCCACGGCTGCGGCACCGCGCTGGTGACGCCCTTCAAGGCCGATGGCCAGCTCGACGAAGCCGCATTAGCCAGGCTGGCGGATTTTCAAATCAACGAGGGCATTGATTTTCTCGTGCCTTGCGGAACGACCGGCGAGAGCGCGACGTTGACGATGGCTGAGCATCTGCGCGTCGTGGAAATCGTTGTGAAACAGGCCAAGGGCCGCGTGCCGGTGATCGCCGGCGCCGGCGGCAACAACACCAGCCAGGTGATCGAGATGGCCAGAAGTGTCGAGAAACTCGGCGTCGACGGCCTGCTCTCGGTGACGCCATATTACAACAAGCCGACGCAAGCGGGGCTCTGGGCGCATTATCGCGCGCTCGCCGAAGCGGTGAAATTGCCGATTATTGTCTACAACGTGCCGGGCCGCACTTCAACCAATCTGCTGCCGGATACGGTTGTGAAGCTCAGCGCTATCGACAACATCATCGGCATCAAAGAGGCATGCGGCGACATCAATCAAATCACGGAATTGGCGGTGAAAATTCCGCCGGACTTCAAATTGCTTTCAGGCGATGATGCGCTCACGCTGCCGATTATCGCGCTCGGCGGCGTTGGCGTGATCTCGGTCATCTCCAATCAAGCGCCGAAGATGATGGCCGAGTTGACGCGCTTGTGTCTCGAAGGCCAATTTGCAGCCGCGCGAACGCTGCAGCGCCAGCTTTACAATCTGATGAAACTCAACTTCATCGAGACCAATCCCATTCCAGTAAAGGCAGGCTTGGCGATGATGGGTTTGATTGAGGAATCCTATCGCTTGCCGCTGGTGCCGATGAATGAGGAAAACCGGAAAAAATTGCGCAGTGCAATGTCGGAATTGGGGCTAATTTAA
- a CDS encoding Xaa-Pro peptidase family protein — protein MIIRRWCSIALLWLWPLVLVAQEAVHYQTDFPPEEFAARREKIFDKIGNQAVAIVQGAPAVDGFKIFRQSNEFYYLCGLETPHAYLLLDGRNRRATLYLPHRDEARERNEGKVLSAEDAELVKKLTGVDAVRGVELMPRDWIWSGLVRLPAPAIYTPFSPSETEADSRDESLSGNAGIASDPWDGRPSREGHFVHLLRTRYPQFEIRDLSPILDEMRLIKSPREIALIRRASQLAGLGLMEAMRCTEPGVYEYQLDAAARYIFQINGARREGYPSITAGGQNAWMGHYFHNTEALKDGDLVLMDYAPDYRYYTSDITRMWPVNGKFTTAQRELCGFILAYRNALLKRIRPGVTAGQIMDEAAAEMEKVLKATKFSKPIYEKACRDALKFRGHLSHPVGMAVHDVGVYTRGPIQPGTVFSIDPMIWIPEEKQYVRIEDVVVVTETGVENFTDFMPAELDDIEKIMKEKGVLQMRPASPAPIGK, from the coding sequence GTGATAATACGCCGATGGTGTTCGATCGCATTATTGTGGCTGTGGCCGCTGGTGTTGGTGGCGCAAGAGGCCGTGCATTACCAAACCGATTTTCCGCCGGAGGAATTTGCAGCGCGCCGGGAAAAGATTTTTGACAAGATCGGCAATCAAGCCGTGGCCATCGTTCAGGGCGCGCCAGCGGTTGACGGCTTTAAAATTTTTCGCCAGTCCAACGAGTTTTATTATCTTTGCGGTTTGGAAACGCCGCATGCTTATTTGCTGCTCGACGGGCGCAATCGCCGTGCTACGCTTTACTTGCCGCATCGCGACGAGGCGCGCGAGCGCAACGAGGGCAAGGTGCTCTCGGCGGAAGATGCGGAGCTGGTGAAAAAGCTCACCGGCGTCGATGCCGTGCGCGGCGTGGAGCTGATGCCGCGGGATTGGATTTGGAGCGGCCTCGTCCGTTTGCCGGCGCCGGCGATTTACACGCCGTTTAGCCCCTCCGAAACCGAGGCCGACAGCCGCGATGAGTCGCTGAGCGGCAATGCCGGCATCGCTTCCGATCCCTGGGATGGCCGGCCCTCGCGCGAAGGCCACTTCGTTCATTTGCTGCGTACGCGCTATCCGCAATTTGAGATTCGCGATCTGTCGCCGATTCTCGATGAGATGCGTCTCATCAAAAGTCCGCGCGAGATTGCGCTGATTCGCCGCGCTTCGCAGCTTGCGGGCCTGGGACTCATGGAAGCCATGCGTTGCACCGAGCCGGGGGTTTACGAGTATCAGCTCGACGCGGCCGCGCGCTACATTTTTCAGATCAACGGCGCCCGGCGCGAAGGCTATCCTTCCATAACCGCCGGCGGGCAGAACGCCTGGATGGGGCACTATTTTCACAATACCGAGGCGTTGAAAGACGGTGATTTGGTGCTGATGGATTACGCGCCGGATTATCGTTATTACACCAGCGACATCACGCGGATGTGGCCGGTCAACGGCAAATTCACCACGGCGCAACGTGAGCTGTGCGGTTTCATTCTCGCGTATCGCAACGCGCTGCTCAAGCGCATTCGCCCGGGCGTGACCGCCGGGCAAATCATGGACGAGGCCGCCGCGGAGATGGAAAAAGTTTTGAAGGCAACGAAATTTTCCAAACCGATCTACGAGAAAGCCTGCCGCGACGCGCTGAAATTTCGCGGCCATCTTTCCCATCCCGTCGGCATGGCGGTTCACGACGTCGGCGTTTACACGCGCGGCCCCATTCAACCGGGCACGGTCTTCTCGATCGATCCCATGATTTGGATTCCGGAGGAAAAGCAATACGTGCGCATCGAAGACGTCGTGGTGGTCACCGAAACCGGCGTGGAGAATTTTACCGATTTCATGCCGGCGGAGCTGGATGATATCGAAAAAATTATGAAGGAGAAGGGGGTTTTGCAAATGCGGCCGGCATCGCCCGCGCCAATTGGCAAGTAG
- a CDS encoding aminotransferase class I/II-fold pyridoxal phosphate-dependent enzyme: MTFTPAQRLAGIEKSVIRQIYDRAPAGSINLGLGEPDFSTPTVIRDEAIRFIRTEKIRYTPNAGLIELRRAIAGYYGDESKYEGVCVTNGSQEALFVALMALIDAGDEVLLPDPGFVAYPTIVRLAGGKPVFYKLPAKYEFQLSVEDFKRKISGETRAVIVNSPSNPTGSVLPPIDFACVARLLAGSEIIVIADEIYQEIYFDRRPSSMADFWPHTLVISGLSKSHAMTGWRLGWIYGDPEIVRHLTVLHQYATTCASTISQRAALAAFTAEGGAAAENLRIELRARRDFLVEQIDTQLAEFKLKRIIPDGAFYLMLDVSRFGKSFEVAERLLSNKVIAIPGAAFGEEAEGWLRLSFATDFDTICEGVRRIKQGLLQKFSRMNSE; the protein is encoded by the coding sequence ATGACTTTCACGCCCGCCCAGCGTTTGGCTGGAATCGAAAAATCGGTGATCCGGCAAATTTATGACCGTGCGCCGGCCGGATCAATCAATCTCGGCCTGGGTGAGCCGGATTTTTCGACGCCAACCGTCATTCGTGACGAGGCCATTCGATTCATCCGCACAGAAAAAATCCGCTACACGCCCAACGCCGGCCTCATCGAATTGCGGCGCGCGATAGCGGGTTATTACGGCGACGAATCAAAATACGAAGGCGTCTGCGTCACCAACGGCTCGCAGGAGGCGCTCTTCGTCGCATTGATGGCGTTGATCGATGCCGGCGATGAAGTGCTCTTGCCTGATCCCGGTTTTGTCGCCTATCCAACTATCGTTCGGTTGGCCGGTGGCAAGCCCGTTTTCTACAAGCTCCCCGCGAAATACGAATTCCAGCTCAGTGTGGAAGATTTCAAAAGAAAAATCAGCGGCGAAACCCGGGCGGTGATTGTCAACAGCCCCTCCAACCCCACCGGCAGCGTCCTTCCGCCCATCGACTTCGCCTGTGTGGCAAGGCTTTTGGCCGGTTCTGAAATCATCGTGATTGCCGACGAAATTTATCAGGAGATTTATTTTGATCGGCGGCCATCTTCAATGGCGGATTTTTGGCCTCACACACTCGTCATCTCCGGCCTGTCGAAATCGCATGCGATGACCGGCTGGCGGCTTGGCTGGATTTATGGTGATCCCGAGATCGTTCGCCATCTCACTGTTTTGCACCAATACGCTACAACCTGCGCTTCGACAATTTCCCAACGCGCGGCGCTGGCGGCTTTCACTGCCGAAGGCGGCGCCGCTGCGGAAAATCTGCGAATCGAGCTGCGCGCCCGGCGCGATTTTCTCGTCGAGCAGATCGATACCCAGCTTGCCGAATTTAAACTGAAACGAATTATTCCCGACGGCGCCTTTTATCTCATGCTCGACGTGTCGCGCTTCGGCAAGTCGTTTGAGGTCGCGGAGCGCCTGCTCAGCAACAAGGTGATCGCGATTCCCGGCGCCGCCTTTGGCGAGGAGGCGGAAGGCTGGTTACGGCTTTCCTTTGCGACGGATTTTGACACGATCTGCGAAGGCGTGAGGAGAATTAAGCAGGGCCTCTTGCAGAAATTTAGCCGTATGAACTCCGAATAA